A window from Parus major isolate Abel unplaced genomic scaffold, Parus_major1.1 Scaffold551, whole genome shotgun sequence encodes these proteins:
- the LOC107199287 gene encoding basic salivary proline-rich protein 2-like isoform X1, whose translation MPRENHGKTRGKPQECHGNSGGKPREFHGETMGKPREFQGKSREFHGKTTGIPQGNHGKTTGMPREFQGKTTGKPREKHGKTTGIPQENHGENHGNSRGKPWKFHGENHGNSTGKPRECHRNSGGKPREFHGETTGIPWGNHGNATGKPRGKPQEFQGKTAGIPRGNHGNSMGKPREFHGETTGIPWGNHGNSTGIPWGNHGNSMGKTTGKPRENHGNATGIPGEITGIPGIPGEITGIPRESFTTIRNSGNPLGTPEHPRESPRNPSRPSGIPGILWESLSTLGNPSAPPGIPGNPQEFQEIPRNSGKPPGTPQHPREFQEFSGNPSAFPGILQHPWESFSAPGNSRKSPGIPGNPRESLNIPGKSPGNPQKSPEIPGNSQKSPEIPRNSWEFPEIP comes from the exons ATGCCACGGGAAAACCACGGGAAAACCAGGGGGAAACCACAGGAATGCCACGGGAATTCCGGGGGAAAACCACGGGAATTCCATGGGGAAACCATGGGAAAACCACGGGAATTCCAGGGGAAATCACGGGAATTCCACGGGAAAACCACGGGAATTCCACAGGGAAACCACGGGAAAACCACGGGAATGCCACGGGAATTCCAGGGGAAAACCACGGGAAAACCACGGGAAAAGCACGGGAAAACCACGGGAATTCCACAGGAAAACCACGGGGAAAACCACGGGAATTCCAGGGGAAAACCATGGAAATTCCATGGGGAAAACCACGGGAATTCCACGGGGAAACCACGGGAATGCCACAGGAATTCCGGGGGAAAACCACGGGAATTCCATGGGGAAACCACGGGAATTCCATGGGGAAACCACGGGAATGCCACGGGAAAACCACGGGGAAAACCACAGGAATTCCAGGGGAAAACCGCGGGAATTCCACGGGGAAACCACGGGAATTCCATGGGGAAACCACGGGAATTCCATGGGGAAACCACGGGAATTCCATGGGGAAACCACGGGAATTC CACGGGAATTCCATGGGGAAACCACGGGAATTCCATGGGGAAAACCACGGGAAAACCACGGGAAAACCACGGGAATGCCACGGGAATCCCGGGGGAAATCACGGGAATTCCAGGAATCCCAGGGGAAATCACGGGAATCCCACGGGAATCCTTCACCACCATCAGGAATTCCGGGAATCCCCTGGGAACCCCTGAGCATCCCCGGGAATCCCCCAGGAATCCCTCAAGACCCTcaggaattccgggaattctcTGGGAATCCCTCAGCACCCTTGGGAATCCTTCAGCGCCCCCGGGAATTCCAGGAAAtccccaggaattccaggaaatCCCCAGGAATTCCGGGAAACCCCCGGGAACccctcagcaccctcgggaattccaggaattctcTGGGAAtccctcagcattcccaggaatCCTTCAGCACCCTTGGGAATCCTTCAGTGCCCCCGGGAATTCCAGGAAATCCCCAGGAATTCCGGGAAACCCCCGGGAATCCCTCAACATTCCCGGGAAATCCCCAGGAAATCCCCAGAAATCCCCAGAAATTCCCGGGAATTCCCAGAAATCCCCTGAAATCCCCagaaattcctgggaattcccagaaaTTCCCTGA
- the LOC107199287 gene encoding filaggrin-2-like isoform X2 — protein MPREFRGKTTGIPWGNHGKTTGIPGEITGIPRENHGNSTGKPRENHGNATGIPGENHGKTTGKARENHGNSTGKPRGKPREFQGKTMEIPWGKPREFHGETTGMPQEFRGKTTGIPWGNHGNSMGKPRECHGKTTGKTTGIPGENRGNSTGKPREFHGETTGIPWGNHGNSMGKPREFHGKTTGMPQEFQGKPREFHGETTGIPWGKPRENHGKTTGMPRESRGKSREFQESQGKSRESHGNPSPPSGIPGIPWEPLSIPGNPPGIPQDPQEFREFSGNPSAPLGILQRPREFQEIPRNSRKSPGIPGNPRESLNIPGKSPGNPQKSPEIPGNSQKSPEIPRNSWEFPEIP, from the exons ATGCCACGGGAATTCCGGGGGAAAACCACGGGAATTCCATGGGGAAACCATGGGAAAACCACGGGAATTCCAGGGGAAATCACGGGAATTCCACGGGAAAACCACGGGAATTCCACAGGGAAACCACGGGAAAACCACGGGAATGCCACGGGAATTCCAGGGGAAAACCACGGGAAAACCACGGGAAAAGCACGGGAAAACCACGGGAATTCCACAGGAAAACCACGGGGAAAACCACGGGAATTCCAGGGGAAAACCATGGAAATTCCATGGGGAAAACCACGGGAATTCCACGGGGAAACCACGGGAATGCCACAGGAATTCCGGGGGAAAACCACGGGAATTCCATGGGGAAACCACGGGAATTCCATGGGGAAACCACGGGAATGCCACGGGAAAACCACGGGGAAAACCACAGGAATTCCAGGGGAAAACCGCGGGAATTCCACGGGGAAACCACGGGAATTCCATGGGGAAACCACGGGAATTCCATGGGGAAACCACGGGAATTCCATGGGGAAACCACGGGAATTCCACGGGAAAACCACGGGAATGCCACAGGAATTCCAGGGGAAACCACGGGAATTCCATGGGGAAACCACGGGAATTCCATGGGGAAAACCACGGGAAAACCACGGGAAAACCACGGGAATGCCACGGGAATCCCGGGGGAAATCACGGGAATTCCAGGAATCCCAGGGGAAATCACGGGAATCCCACGGGAATCCTTCACCACCATCAGGAATTCCGGGAATCCCCTGGGAACCCCTGAGCATCCCCGGGAATCCCCCAGGAATCCCTCAAGACCCTcaggaattccgggaattctcTGGGAATCCCTCAGCACCCTTGGGAATCCTTCAGCGCCCCCGGGAATTCCAGGAAAtccccaggaattccag GAAATCCCCAGGAATTCCGGGAAACCCCCGGGAATCCCTCAACATTCCCGGGAAATCCCCAGGAAATCCCCAGAAATCCCCAGAAATTCCCGGGAATTCCCAGAAATCCCCTGAAATCCCCagaaattcctgggaattcccagaaaTTCCCTGA